Sequence from the Hamadaea flava genome:
CCACTGCGGACAGCGGCTTGAAGCTGACCGCGTCGGGCTCCGTCGCGGTGGGACCACAGCGCGCCCGGGTCGCCCGCGCGGGCCGGATCTGGGTCGAAGGACTGCACGACGCCGCTCTGGTCGAACGGGTCTGGGGTGACGACCTGCGGGTCGAGGGCGTCGTCGTGGAACCCCTCGACGGCGTGGACGACTTGCAGCGCCGGGTCGCCGAGTTCTCGCCGGGGCCGGACGCGCGTCTCGGCGTACTCGTGGATCATCTGGTGACCGGGAGCAAGGAAAGCCGGATCGTGGCCGCGGTGACCGACCCCCACGTGCTGGTGACCGGGCATCCCTACGTGGACGTCTGGCAGGCCGTGAAGCCGGCGTCGGTGGGCATCGCCGCGTGGCCGCAGGTGCCGCGCGGCACCCCCTGGAAGGAGGGGGTGTGCGCGGCGCTGGGCGTGGCCGAGCCCGCGGACCTGTGGCGGCTGATCCTGAGCCGCGTGAACAGCTACCGCGACCTGGAGACGCCGCTGATCGGGGCGGTCGAACGCCTCATCGACTTCGTCACCACCCCTCCCGACTAGCCCCCGCCCACCCGCCTTTCCCCGCGATCATGAACTATCGGTCATGATCAAGCTGGAATCGTGTGGGTGGGCGGGCGGTGGTGTCGTGTCCCTGCGACCCTGATCGACTCCGTAAGCGGGTGATCGACAGTCAGTCGCCGAGCAGCGGCGCGCGGCGGAACACGAAGGTGGCGATGTCCAACGCCTCCGGTACGCCGTCCCCGTCGCGCAGGACGGCCAGGATCTCGCCGTCGTGCTCGCCGGAGATCCCGCGCCAGAGATCCTTGCCCTCGGGGCGGAAGCGGACCTCGGGGCGGGGCCGGGTCACCGAGCCGAGCACGAGCTGACCGGTCGTCAGGTCGTGGCGGACCTCGTACTCGCGGCCCATCCACCACCAGCGGCCCAGGAGGTCGGCCACGTCGGACGGCGGTTGCGCGGCGGGCCGCCAGGGGGCGATCGCCTCGGGCTCGCCGTCCAGGACGGTAGCCATCATGTCGAAGGCGAGCCGGCCCAGGGACTTGCCGTGCA
This genomic interval carries:
- a CDS encoding DUF3097 domain-containing protein codes for the protein MGRYDDVLAGGRRPRRVIPVHEAEIELVVEDADSGFCGAVIGFEGQAVILEDRHGNRRLFPLEPAAFLLDGVTVTLTRPARSTADSGLKLTASGSVAVGPQRARVARAGRIWVEGLHDAALVERVWGDDLRVEGVVVEPLDGVDDLQRRVAEFSPGPDARLGVLVDHLVTGSKESRIVAAVTDPHVLVTGHPYVDVWQAVKPASVGIAAWPQVPRGTPWKEGVCAALGVAEPADLWRLILSRVNSYRDLETPLIGAVERLIDFVTTPPD